ATCGTCAAGTTCCTCTCGGAAGAGGTGCTACAGGAGATTTTGCAGCGTAGCAAGGCTGAGGATGGCGACATCCTCTTCTTCGGCGCCGACCGCGCCAAGGTGGTCAACGAAGCCCTGGGCAATCTGCGCAACCGGGTCGGGGAGGATCTCGGGCTGCTGCAGGCAGGATGGAAACCGGTCTGGATCACCGACTTTCCGATGTTCGAGTACGACGACAAGGAAAATCGTTGGACGTCCACCCATCATCCCTTCACGGCCCCGCAGTCGGCGGATCTCGAGGCCCTGCGCCGGGATCCCGAACATGCTCTGGCGCGTGCCTATGACCTGGTGTTGAATGGCAATGAAATCGGCGGCGGCAGTATCCGTATCCACCGCCATGACGTGCAGCAGGAAGTTTTTTCTGCCCTGGGGATCGGTCCCGAAGAGGCGCAGGACAAATTCGCCTTCCTCCTCGACGCGTTGCGCTTTGGTGCGCCACCCCATGGCGGCATGGCCTTCGGGCTCGATCGCCTGGTAATGTTGATGAGTGGCAGCGACACCATCCGTGACGTCATCGCCTTCCCCAAGACGCAAAAGGCCGGTTGCCTGCTCACCGCAGCACCCAGCCCGGTAGCAGATCGGCAGTTACAGGAGCTTGGCATCCGGCTGCGGCCGGGGGTCGGAGATGGGCTACAAAATCCCTAAGTCGGTACTCATACTCGTTCATACCACGGCACAGGTGTTGCTGCTGGAACGGGTGCGGCCTCAAGGTTTTTGGCAGTCGGTCACCGGCAGCCTGGAGCCGGGAGAGGACTGGCGCCAGGCGGCGGAGCGGGAGCTTGGGGAAGAGACCGGCTTTGCTGCCACTGGCCTGATCGACACCGGCGTGCGTAACCGTTTTCCCATCGTTCCGCCCTGGTCGGAGCGCTACGCGCCCGGGGTGAAAGAGAACGAAGAGCGAATCTTCACCCTCTGCCTGGCAAGGACGGCACCGCCACGCCTGCGTCCAGAGGAGCATTGCGCCTTTGCCTGGTTGTCGCCCGCCGAAGCGGCGGAACGCTGCGGCTCGTGGACCAACCGCAACGCCATCATTCGCCTCTTCGGCAACCTTGACGCCGGGCGTGCGGCCTCTTAGCTTGAGGGATTCGGGGTGGACGGGACGGGGATAGCAGTGACAGTCGACACGGTGCAATTTCGCGGACGCAACGAGGCGGCGGAACTCGATACCCGGATTCGCGTCGCCAAGGCGGCGCTGGGCTCGCGTGCCGTCATTCTCGGACACCACTACCAGCGCGAGGAAGTGTATCGCCACGCAGATTTTCACGGCGATTCGCTGCAACTGTCGCGGGCAGCCGCCGAGCTGGACGCCGAACATATCGTATTTTGCGGGGTCCACTTCATGGCCGAGGTAGCCGATATCCTCAGCCGCCCCGAGCAGAAAAGCATCCTGCCCGACCTACAGGCAGGCTGCGCAATGGCCGACATGGCAAATATCGAGCAGGTAGAGCGCGCCTGGGAGGAGCTGCGCACTGTCCTGGATCCCGAGGTGGAAATCACGCCCGTCACCTATGTCAACTCGAGCGCCGAAATCAAGGCCTTCTGTGGGCGGCATGGTGGCACGGTCTGTACCTCCTCCAATGCGCGCAAAATTCTCGACTGGGGCTTCCACCAGCGTCCCAAAGCCTTCTTTTTCCCCGATCAGCATCTGGGGCGCTGGACTGGGCATCAATTGGGCATTCCCCTGCGCGAGATGCCGGTCTGGGATCCCGAACTCCCTCTGGGTGGCCTTGCAGCGGAAGAGATTCGTCAAGCAAAGATCCTGCTCTGGAAAGGGCACTGCTCGGTACATCAGATGTTCCAGCCCATTCATATCGAACGCTGGCGCGCCGCGCATCCCCACGGCAAGGTCATTGCTCACCCCGAGGCTGCCTTTGAGGTCTGCTCTATGGCCGATGCTGTCGGTTCCACGGATTTCATCCTGAAAACCGTGAAGGCCGCGGAACCCGGCAGCGAGTGGCTGGTGGGCACGGAGATCAATCTGGTCACCCGCCTGGCGGAGGAGGTACGTCCCGAGGGGAAGACCGTGGAGTTCATGTCTCCCATGGTCTGCATGTGCTCAACCATGTTTCGCATCGACCCCGAGCAGTTGGCGCTGACGTTGGAGGAATTGGTCGCCGGTCGCGAGCGCAATGTCATTCGCGTGCCCGAGCAGACCGCCGCAGAGGCACGGATCGCCCTGCAACGCATGCTGGAGCAGTCCTGAGCACGATGGTGCTGGCGGCTGCCGCCGACCAGATCGGTAACTGGACGGTTTTGCAACGTGCCCTACATCGTGGCATCGTCTGTTATGCGCGGAGGTACCAAGGCAGCCATTGGGACGCCAGCACGGTTCCCGCGTCCGGCGCCGCCATCATCGCCTGCAATCATCTCTCGGTACTTGACCCCCTGCTGCTCATTGCCAGCAATCAGCGCTTGATTTCCTTTCTGGTGGCACAGGAATACTACGATCTGCGCTGGCTGCGCCCTTGGCTGGACCTCAGCGCGTGTATCCCGGTGCGCCGCGACGGCCGCGACCTACGCGCGCTGTTGCAGGCGCGTCGGCTACTGCAGAACGGGCGGGTTCTCGGTATCTTTCCCGAAGGCGGCATCGCCCGCGGCGGGATGGAAAAGGGCTTGGCCTGGCTGGTACGCGAGAGCGCCGCACCCGTGGTCCCCGCCCGCATCCTGGGCGTGCGCCAGTACTCCTCTGACTGGCAGACCTGGCTGCGGCGTCAGCATCCCGTACTGCGCTACGGAGTTCCCCTGCATTTTCATCCGGATGCCGATGCCGGCGAGATCCTCGGCGCGACCCGCAGCGCCATCACCACCCTGGCATGACGTTTGCGTGACATTTGGGCTATCATGCGCGCTATCAGCGAGTTGTGAAGATTCAGGAGTTGCTTATGTCCGGTCATAGCAAATGGTCCACCATCAAATTCAAGAAGGCACTCAAAGACGCCAAACGAGGCAAGATCTTTACCCGCCTCATTCGCGAAATCACCGTAGCGGCGCGCGCCGGTGGTGGTGACCCCGGCAGCAACTCTCGGCTACGTCTGGCCCTCGACAAGGCTTATGCGGCCAATATGGCCAAGGATACCGTGGAGCGCGCCGTCAAGCGGGGCACTGGAGAGCTGGAGGGCGTGGACTACGAGGAGGTCACCTATGAAGGCTACGGCCCCGGTGGTGTCGCCATCCTGGTGGAGACGATGACGGACAACAAGGTGCGCACGGTGGCCGAGATTCGCCATATTTTCTCGAAGCGGGGGGGCAATATGGGCACCGCAGGCTCGGTGGCCTACCAATTCAAAAAACGGGTTTTGCTCACCTTCCCCGCCGATGCCGACGAAGACCGTATTTTGGAGGCGGCCCTGGAGGCCGGGGCGGAAGATGTGGTCAATGAGGGGGAACGGATCGCCGTGTATACCGCGCCCACCGACCTGCACGCAGTGACCCAGGCACTGGCAGATGCCGGGCTGCAACCCGAGGATAGCGAGATCACCATGATCCCCGAGAACACGATCGAAGTCCGTGGCGAGGAGGCGGAGAAACTCCTGCGCCTGATCGAGTTTCTGGAGGAAAATGACGACGTGCAGAACGTCTACGCCAATTACGAGCTGAGCGAAGAGGAGATGGCGCGGCTGGAGGCAGCGGCATCCTGAGAAGCGGTCAGCGACGAATAACCCCCAGCAGCCATGCAGCGTATCATCGGCATCGACCCCGGCTCCCTGCGCACCGGCTACGGCATCATCGAGGCTGATTCCGCAGGGCGTCTGCGCCATATCGCCCACGGCTGCATCAACCTCTCCGGGCAAGCATTTCTGCAGCGAATCGCCGTTATCCACCAAAGTCTGCAGCAGGTACTTCGCGATTTTTCGCCCCAGAGCGCTGCCGTAGAACAGGTCTTTCTCGCACGCAATGCCGATTCCGCGCTGAAACTCGGCCAGGCCCGCGGCGCGGCGCTGGTCGCCCTCTTGGAGCATAATTTACCGGTTTCCGAATATACGGCGCTGCAAATCAAAAAGGCGACCGTTGGCGCCGGTCACGCCGACAAGACCCAGGTGGAGCACATGGTGCGTCGTCTCCTCGGCGTGCACGAGGCGATCCAGGCCGACGCCGCCGATGCCCTGGCCTGTGCCATCTGCCACGCCCACAGTGCTGGCACGCAACTTTTTTGGCAGACCCGCGAGGTCGTTGGTCGATGATCACCAGTCTGCACGGCAATATTCTGCAACGCCGACCACCCTGGCTGTGGCTCGATGTCTCGGGGGTGGGCTACGAAATCGAGATGCCCCTGTCCAGTTTCTATCGGCTCCCCGCCGAGGGAAGTCCGTTACAGGTATTCACGCATTTTGTCGTGCGCGAGGACGCGCAGCTGCTTTATGGCTTCTTGACCCTCGACGAGCGCGAACTCTTTCGTCTGCTGATCAAGGTCAACGGCATTGGCGGCAAGGTGGCCCTCGCCTGCCTCGCAGGTCTGGAAGTCGGGCAGTTACGCAAGGCATTGCTTCTGGGAGATAAAAGGCAGCTCACCGCCATCCCCGGCATTGGGGCCAAAACGGCCGAGCGCATGATCATTGAGTTGCAGGACAAGATCGCCGGCGGCGGCGCCACCCTGGAGCCTGACACGCTGGCCAGCGATCCCAAACAGGAGGCGATCGCCGCCCTGCAGAGCCTGGGTTACAAGGCCATTGAGGCGCAACGGGTAGTCGATGGATTGTCGGGAGAACTCCCCATCGAAGAACTGATTCGTCAATCTTTACAAATTCTTGCGCGTCGCTAGCGGGAACTTTGTCAGCCATGAGTACTCCCAGCGCCATGAACCGAGACCACTTGAGTGCCACCGAGCAAGCGGGGGACAAGATCGATCACGCCCTACGTCCACGGCTGCTACGGGAATATCTGGGGCAGGAACGCCTGCGCGAGTCCTTGTCGCTGTTCATCGACGCGGCGCGGCAGCGGCAGGAGGCACTGGACCACGTCCTGCTCTTTGGCCCCCCGGGACTTGGCAAGACGACGCTGGCACACATCATTGCCCAGGAGATGGGCGCCGGCCTCAAGGTGACCTCTGGCCCGATCCTCGACAAAGCCGGCGATCTCGCCGCCATCCTCACCAATTTGCAGCCCCATGATGTTCTTTTTGTGGACGAGATCCACCGCCTGAGTCCGGTGGTGGAGGAAATCCTCTACCCGGCCCTGGAAGATTTCGAGCTCGACATCCTGATTGGCGAAGGTCCGGCGGCACGATCCATCAAGATCGGTTTGCCTCCTTTTACCCTGATCGGCGCCACCACCCGCGCCGGGCTCCTATCTTCGCCGCTGCGCGACCGCTTTGGTATCAGCTTTCATTTGGAGTTTTACAGCATCGACGAGCTGAGTCGCATCGTCGCACGTTCGGCTGGCATTCTCCAAGTGCCAGCCGCCGCTGAAGGTGTGCGCGAGATTGCCGCGCGTGCCCGCGGCACCCCGCGCATCGCCAACCGACTGCTGCGCCGGGTGCGCGATTATGCCCAGGTGCGCGGCAATGGCACGATCGATCATGCCACCGCCCGCGCCGCCCTGGAGCTGATGGAGGTGGATGAGCACGGCTTTGATCCCCAGGATCGCCGCCTGCTCGGCATCATCATCGAGCGTTTTGGCGGGGGACCGGTGGGGGTGGAGAGCCTGGCCGCTGCCCTGGGCGAGGATCGCGGCACCATCGAGGATGTGCTCGAACCTTTTCTCATTCAATCCGGCTATTTGATTCGCACGCCTCGTGGCCGTTGTGCGACTGCACAGAGCTACCTCGCCTTAGGACTGCCAAGACCGGAATCGGGGCAGTCCGGGAGCCTCTTCGATGCCGGCTAGCTCCCCGCCACAAGGCCACTTTGCCGTGCGCGTATATTATGAAGATACGGATCACGGCGGCGTGGTGTATCATGCCAATTATTTGCGCTTTATGGAGCGCGCCCGCACGGAAATGTTACGCGATAGGGGCCTGGAGCTGGACCAGTTGGAACAGAAAGAGGGTGTGATTTTTGCCGTGCGCCGCGCGCGCCTCGACTTCCGCGCCCCGGCCCGCTTCAACGACCTGCTGGAGATCGAGACCCAAATTGACGAGGTTCGTCCGTTGCGCATGCGTTTTACCCAGCGGGTTGCACGTGCCGGTATTCTGCTATGTCTGGGCGAGGTCGAAGTCGCCTGCCTGGCAGCGACCAATTTTCGCCCTACCCCATACCCGGGCACGTGCTGCGTGCCTTCTTCCCCAACCATCCCTGAACACGAGACCTCATGGACACCACTGCCTCAGCCCAGCATCTATCTCTCAGCCACCTGATCCTGCACGCCAGCCCCGTCGTGCAAGGTATCCTACTCTTATTGCTGATCGCATCCGTTGTGTCGTGGTTCGTCATCTTTCAGAAAGGGATGGTGTTCTCCAGCGCACATCGGGCCCTGAAACGCTTCGAGAAACGCTTTTGGAGCGGCGGCGAAATGGCCCAGATCTACCAGAATGTGAGCAACAATCCACAGTTGGAAATGGGCGCCGGAAGTATTTTCTGCGCCGGCTACGAAGAATTTCAGCGACAGCGTAAGGGGCACGCTGCCGATGCCTTGGATGCCGCTCGGCGTGCCATGCGCGGTGCCCAGATCCGCGAGATTGGCCAGCTGGAGAGCAACCTGCCCCTGCTCGCTTCAATCTCTTCCGTGGCCCCCTTCGTCGGACTGCTGGGCACGGTCTGGGGCATCATGACCACCTTCATGAACATCGGTATGGCACAACAAGCAACCTTGGCAGCGGTGGCACCACCGGTCGCCGAGGCGCTGATCGCAACGCTCGCGGGTCTGTTCGCGGCCATTCCGGCGACCTTTTTCTATAACCGCTTCGTGCATCGATTGGATGAACTCGACGCGCATTATGAAGTCTTCATGGACGAGTTCACCAACATCCTGCATCGCCAGCTACCCGAGAGCAAAGCATGAGAAGCCGAAAGCGCCGTCGTCTGCTGGCCGAGATGAACGTCGTGCCCTACATCGACGTATCGCTGGTCCTCCTGGTGATTTTCATGCTCTCGGCACCGCTCTTGACCCAGGGCGTCAACGTCAATCTGCCCAAAGGCGTGAGCAAACCAGTTCCGGATAAAACCCCGCCTGTCGTCATCTCGGTAGCCAAGGATGGCAAGCTCGATCTCCAGTACAAGGATCAACACCTGAGCCCGCAACTGCAGAACCTGGCGAACTCCATAGAGAAGATCGGCGCCGGTAATCCAGCGCAGCTGCAGGTGCTGGTGGGTGGCGATGCCCATGCGGACTACGGCAAGGTAATGGCGGTCATGGCGGCCCTGCAGCAGGCGGGCATTTCTCACGTGGGCCTACTTACCCGACCGGAACGGCATTGAACGAGCAACCCCGCATCCTGCCGTTACTGCTGGCCGTCGTCCTCAATGTGGCGGTCCTGGTGGCCTTGTTCTGGACCTTCCATGTCAATATCCCGGCCGCCGGGCATGCTGCCATGCAGGCGACCCTGGAGAGCACTTTACCAAGCCCGGCCCCCGCACCAGCGGTAAAGCCTGCACCCGTCCCCGCACCAGCTCCCCAGCCAGCGCCACGACCGATGCCAAAGCCTGCCCCAGCGCCAAAGCCCATGCCTAAGCCTGAGCCAAAGCCAGCGCCGCAGCCTGCCGAACCCTCGCCCAGTCAGCTTGCAAAGCAGGCGCGAGAAGCTGCCGCCAAGCTCGCGGCGGAGCGGGCCGCAGCGGAAAGACACGCGGAGGAACTAGCCGCCCGACGGGCCGCCGCACAAAAAGCGGCGGCGGAGAAAGCTGCGGCGCAAAAAGCAGCAGAGGAACGGGCGGCCAAGGAGGCAGCCCAAGAAGCAGCCAAGAAAGCTGCGGCAGAGAAGGCGGCAGCGGCCCGCGCTGCGGCGCTGAAGAAGCAACTGGCCGAGGAAGCGGCCAAGGCTGCCCAAGCGGCGCGGGCCAAGGCCCTTCAGCAGCAATTGGAGGCCCAGGCAAAGGCGCAGGCCGAGGCCAATCTGGCGGCAGCAAAGGCACAGCAGGCCGCCGAAGATCAGCGCCTGGCCGCCCTCTTTGGCCAGAAAATCCAGCGTCGAGTATACCGCGCCTGGGATACCACCTTTGCCGCATCCTTGAACTGTGAGGTGGCCATCGAACTGACGCCAACGGGCGCGATCA
This sequence is a window from Acidithiobacillus sp. AMEEHan. Protein-coding genes within it:
- the ruvC gene encoding crossover junction endodeoxyribonuclease RuvC, translated to MQRIIGIDPGSLRTGYGIIEADSAGRLRHIAHGCINLSGQAFLQRIAVIHQSLQQVLRDFSPQSAAVEQVFLARNADSALKLGQARGAALVALLEHNLPVSEYTALQIKKATVGAGHADKTQVEHMVRRLLGVHEAIQADAADALACAICHAHSAGTQLFWQTREVVGR
- a CDS encoding lysophospholipid acyltransferase family protein codes for the protein MVLAAAADQIGNWTVLQRALHRGIVCYARRYQGSHWDASTVPASGAAIIACNHLSVLDPLLLIASNQRLISFLVAQEYYDLRWLRPWLDLSACIPVRRDGRDLRALLQARRLLQNGRVLGIFPEGGIARGGMEKGLAWLVRESAAPVVPARILGVRQYSSDWQTWLRRQHPVLRYGVPLHFHPDADAGEILGATRSAITTLA
- the tolQ gene encoding protein TolQ, which encodes MDTTASAQHLSLSHLILHASPVVQGILLLLLIASVVSWFVIFQKGMVFSSAHRALKRFEKRFWSGGEMAQIYQNVSNNPQLEMGAGSIFCAGYEEFQRQRKGHAADALDAARRAMRGAQIREIGQLESNLPLLASISSVAPFVGLLGTVWGIMTTFMNIGMAQQATLAAVAPPVAEALIATLAGLFAAIPATFFYNRFVHRLDELDAHYEVFMDEFTNILHRQLPESKA
- the tolA gene encoding cell envelope integrity protein TolA; amino-acid sequence: MNEQPRILPLLLAVVLNVAVLVALFWTFHVNIPAAGHAAMQATLESTLPSPAPAPAVKPAPVPAPAPQPAPRPMPKPAPAPKPMPKPEPKPAPQPAEPSPSQLAKQAREAAAKLAAERAAAERHAEELAARRAAAQKAAAEKAAAQKAAEERAAKEAAQEAAKKAAAEKAAAARAAALKKQLAEEAAKAAQAARAKALQQQLEAQAKAQAEANLAAAKAQQAAEDQRLAALFGQKIQRRVYRAWDTTFAASLNCEVAIELTPTGAIIGQPRVVSGSGNPAFDQAVIRAVEAAAPFVPPIGLPYSAYKSVVIRFNAEDLNHA
- a CDS encoding YebC/PmpR family DNA-binding transcriptional regulator, yielding MSGHSKWSTIKFKKALKDAKRGKIFTRLIREITVAARAGGGDPGSNSRLRLALDKAYAANMAKDTVERAVKRGTGELEGVDYEEVTYEGYGPGGVAILVETMTDNKVRTVAEIRHIFSKRGGNMGTAGSVAYQFKKRVLLTFPADADEDRILEAALEAGAEDVVNEGERIAVYTAPTDLHAVTQALADAGLQPEDSEITMIPENTIEVRGEEAEKLLRLIEFLEENDDVQNVYANYELSEEEMARLEAAAS
- the tolR gene encoding protein TolR; this translates as MRSRKRRRLLAEMNVVPYIDVSLVLLVIFMLSAPLLTQGVNVNLPKGVSKPVPDKTPPVVISVAKDGKLDLQYKDQHLSPQLQNLANSIEKIGAGNPAQLQVLVGGDAHADYGKVMAVMAALQQAGISHVGLLTRPERH
- the nudB gene encoding dihydroneopterin triphosphate diphosphatase gives rise to the protein MGYKIPKSVLILVHTTAQVLLLERVRPQGFWQSVTGSLEPGEDWRQAAERELGEETGFAATGLIDTGVRNRFPIVPPWSERYAPGVKENEERIFTLCLARTAPPRLRPEEHCAFAWLSPAEAAERCGSWTNRNAIIRLFGNLDAGRAAS
- the nadA gene encoding quinolinate synthase NadA, coding for MTVDTVQFRGRNEAAELDTRIRVAKAALGSRAVILGHHYQREEVYRHADFHGDSLQLSRAAAELDAEHIVFCGVHFMAEVADILSRPEQKSILPDLQAGCAMADMANIEQVERAWEELRTVLDPEVEITPVTYVNSSAEIKAFCGRHGGTVCTSSNARKILDWGFHQRPKAFFFPDQHLGRWTGHQLGIPLREMPVWDPELPLGGLAAEEIRQAKILLWKGHCSVHQMFQPIHIERWRAAHPHGKVIAHPEAAFEVCSMADAVGSTDFILKTVKAAEPGSEWLVGTEINLVTRLAEEVRPEGKTVEFMSPMVCMCSTMFRIDPEQLALTLEELVAGRERNVIRVPEQTAAEARIALQRMLEQS
- the ybgC gene encoding tol-pal system-associated acyl-CoA thioesterase — protein: MPASSPPQGHFAVRVYYEDTDHGGVVYHANYLRFMERARTEMLRDRGLELDQLEQKEGVIFAVRRARLDFRAPARFNDLLEIETQIDEVRPLRMRFTQRVARAGILLCLGEVEVACLAATNFRPTPYPGTCCVPSSPTIPEHETSWTPLPQPSIYLSAT
- the ruvA gene encoding Holliday junction branch migration protein RuvA, translated to MITSLHGNILQRRPPWLWLDVSGVGYEIEMPLSSFYRLPAEGSPLQVFTHFVVREDAQLLYGFLTLDERELFRLLIKVNGIGGKVALACLAGLEVGQLRKALLLGDKRQLTAIPGIGAKTAERMIIELQDKIAGGGATLEPDTLASDPKQEAIAALQSLGYKAIEAQRVVDGLSGELPIEELIRQSLQILARR
- the ruvB gene encoding Holliday junction branch migration DNA helicase RuvB produces the protein MNRDHLSATEQAGDKIDHALRPRLLREYLGQERLRESLSLFIDAARQRQEALDHVLLFGPPGLGKTTLAHIIAQEMGAGLKVTSGPILDKAGDLAAILTNLQPHDVLFVDEIHRLSPVVEEILYPALEDFELDILIGEGPAARSIKIGLPPFTLIGATTRAGLLSSPLRDRFGISFHLEFYSIDELSRIVARSAGILQVPAAAEGVREIAARARGTPRIANRLLRRVRDYAQVRGNGTIDHATARAALELMEVDEHGFDPQDRRLLGIIIERFGGGPVGVESLAAALGEDRGTIEDVLEPFLIQSGYLIRTPRGRCATAQSYLALGLPRPESGQSGSLFDAG